The proteins below come from a single Ruegeria sp. THAF33 genomic window:
- the arsC gene encoding arsenate reductase (glutaredoxin) (This arsenate reductase requires both glutathione and glutaredoxin to convert arsenate to arsenite, after which the efflux transporter formed by ArsA and ArsB can extrude the arsenite from the cell, providing resistance.), with amino-acid sequence MIEYWHNPRCSKSRAGLALLEENGAQVCVRKYLEDAPSIDELRAAQSALGLSPIEMMRTGEKRFKELGLAKTSPDEDLIRAMAENPILIERPLAIAGDKAAIGRPPENLLTLL; translated from the coding sequence GTGATCGAATACTGGCACAACCCCCGCTGTTCCAAATCCCGCGCCGGTCTGGCGCTTTTGGAAGAAAACGGTGCGCAGGTCTGCGTTCGAAAGTACCTAGAAGACGCGCCGTCAATCGACGAGTTGCGCGCTGCGCAATCCGCGCTTGGGCTGTCGCCCATCGAAATGATGCGCACAGGAGAAAAACGGTTCAAGGAACTGGGGCTGGCCAAAACCTCGCCCGACGAAGACCTGATCCGTGCCATGGCCGAAAACCCGATCCTGATCGAGCGCCCTCTTGCAATTGCCGGGGACAAAGCCGCCATCGGACGTCCGCCGGAAAACCTGTTGACGTTGCTCTAG
- a CDS encoding quinone-dependent dihydroorotate dehydrogenase — translation MKLTEKLGLAALHRMDPETAHGMSIKVLKAGLAPAPGPVTTPRLKTVVAGLTLPNPVGLAAGFDKNGEVLAPLSRAGFGFVEVGAVTPRPQPGNPKPRLFRLTEDKAAINRFGFNNEGMEMMAKRLADRPKDAVIGLNLGANKDSEDRAGDFVKVLAHCAEHLDFATVNVSSPNTEKLRDLQGKAALTALLSGVIETRDALPRPLPIFLKIAPDLTEAELQDIAEVARETGVDAVIATNTTLSRDGLRSAQKDESGGLSGAPLFEKSTRVLARLSKLTDGDIPLIGVGGISTAEQAYAKICAGASAVQFYTAMVYGGISLAADIAKGLDDLLARDGFDTVSQAVGSKREDWL, via the coding sequence ATGAAACTGACAGAGAAACTGGGCCTTGCCGCCCTGCACCGCATGGACCCCGAGACAGCCCACGGGATGTCGATCAAAGTGTTGAAGGCAGGGCTTGCACCCGCACCCGGGCCGGTAACGACCCCGCGCCTGAAAACCGTCGTTGCCGGGCTGACGCTGCCGAACCCGGTTGGGCTGGCCGCCGGGTTCGACAAGAATGGTGAGGTTTTGGCCCCGCTGTCCCGCGCCGGGTTCGGTTTTGTCGAGGTCGGGGCGGTCACGCCGCGCCCGCAACCGGGAAACCCCAAACCCCGCCTGTTTCGCCTGACCGAGGACAAGGCAGCCATCAACCGCTTTGGCTTCAACAATGAAGGCATGGAGATGATGGCCAAACGGCTTGCAGACCGCCCCAAAGACGCGGTCATCGGCCTGAATCTGGGGGCCAACAAGGACAGCGAAGACCGCGCGGGCGATTTTGTCAAAGTGCTGGCCCATTGTGCCGAACACCTGGATTTTGCAACCGTCAACGTATCATCTCCGAATACGGAGAAGCTGCGGGATTTGCAGGGCAAAGCCGCTCTCACCGCGTTGTTGAGCGGTGTGATCGAGACACGTGATGCGCTGCCGCGCCCGCTGCCGATCTTTCTGAAAATCGCTCCGGATCTCACCGAGGCGGAATTGCAGGACATCGCCGAAGTCGCACGCGAAACCGGGGTGGACGCTGTGATCGCCACCAATACCACCTTGTCCCGCGACGGGTTGCGCAGCGCGCAGAAAGACGAAAGTGGTGGTTTGTCGGGCGCCCCGCTGTTTGAAAAGTCGACCCGCGTACTGGCTCGGCTGAGCAAACTGACGGACGGGGATATCCCCCTGATCGGCGTGGGCGGCATCAGCACTGCCGAGCAAGCCTATGCCAAGATCTGTGCTGGGGCATCGGCCGTGCAGTTCTATACCGCAATGGTGTATGGCGGCATTTCCCTGGCGGCCGACATCGCCAAAGGGCTGGATGACTTGCTGGCGCGTGACGGTTTTGACACTGTATCGCAAGCCGTAGGCAGCAAACGAGAGGATTGGCTGTGA
- a CDS encoding DUF1330 domain-containing protein yields MTSYIDPDRDQFEAFKALDRDQPIEMLNLVKFRAKAQYPPAHELENAGLTGAQAYQNYGAETAPIIERIGARILWRGVFESTLIGPADEAWDAVFIARYPTAHAFLEMVTDPAYRAAVIHRQAAVETSRLIRCGSSEAGATFG; encoded by the coding sequence ATGACATCCTATATCGACCCGGACCGCGACCAGTTCGAGGCCTTCAAGGCATTGGATCGGGACCAGCCGATCGAAATGCTCAACCTGGTGAAGTTTCGGGCCAAGGCGCAGTACCCACCTGCGCATGAACTGGAGAATGCAGGGCTGACCGGAGCGCAAGCCTATCAGAACTACGGGGCCGAAACCGCTCCGATCATTGAACGTATCGGGGCGCGCATCCTTTGGCGTGGGGTGTTTGAATCAACCCTGATTGGCCCGGCGGACGAGGCGTGGGATGCCGTCTTCATCGCCCGCTATCCGACGGCACACGCATTTCTGGAAATGGTCACCGACCCAGCCTATCGGGCGGCGGTGATCCACCGTCAGGCGGCGGTGGAAACGTCGCGCCTAATCCGATGCGGTTCAAGTGAAGCCGGGGCGACGTTCGGATGA
- a CDS encoding DUF952 domain-containing protein, which produces MLIYKIFRAEEWATLQDQGASNGAPIDVADGFVHFSTAEQAAETAAKHFAGVDGLVLLACDADAMGDDLKWEVSRGGALFPHLYRQIRMSDVVWSRPLPFDGTAHQFPKDMS; this is translated from the coding sequence ATGCTGATTTACAAGATTTTCCGAGCCGAAGAGTGGGCCACCTTGCAGGACCAAGGTGCCTCGAACGGTGCTCCGATCGACGTCGCTGACGGGTTTGTCCACTTTTCCACCGCTGAACAAGCAGCTGAAACCGCAGCCAAACATTTTGCCGGTGTCGATGGTCTGGTTTTGCTGGCCTGTGACGCAGATGCGATGGGCGACGACCTGAAATGGGAGGTCTCGCGCGGCGGTGCCCTGTTCCCGCATCTCTATCGCCAGATCCGGATGAGCGATGTTGTTTGGTCACGCCCTCTGCCGTTTGACGGCACCGCGCACCAGTTCCCAAAGGACATGTCATGA